Proteins encoded in a region of the Haloglomus salinum genome:
- a CDS encoding b(o/a)3-type cytochrome-c oxidase subunit 1, with the protein MATITPDETDTAAETDEQVLDEERDAFVDKFPTEARLTRWTFLVAFVALGIGGLFGLIQALHRTGAFRGFVSSADYYTILTGHGVLLVLVFTTFFISGFFNWAITRSLDRGSVDPRVEYGGFAMLLVGTVLAAVAILGGLFDSVPLSADVLFTFYPPLQAHPAFYIGAALIVVGSWVVGLGWFRRFWAWRKNNADERIPLQAFMVLTTMVMWYVATIGVAIEVVVFLIPWSLGLIQTVDPILARTLFWFFGHPVVYFWLLPAYLAWYTIMPKLAGGRLFSDPLARIVFVLFVLLSTPVGFHHQYVDPGIPEGFKFVAMTNTMFLLLPSLLTAFTVVASLEHAGRQQGGSGRLGWLKTLPWGKPAFSGMALAGLMFAAGGFSGMINAGMNINYLVHNTLWVPGHFHLTVGTAFALTAMAASYWLVPQITGKRLQLRGVAAIQPYMWFLGMTLMSNAMHRAGLIGVPRRTAEPQYEAFNYAQTVGGYGEMRIQIALGGTLLFVALVMFLAVMFATILAGKGGNLRVNSEFPEPLSGADDAPKVLDNLRLWAVFALLLVALAYGFPIYSMIQSGALDPSIPAVPVSLAGWLPI; encoded by the coding sequence ATGGCGACCATCACTCCCGACGAGACCGACACCGCGGCCGAGACGGACGAACAGGTCCTCGACGAGGAGCGTGACGCATTCGTCGACAAGTTCCCCACCGAGGCCCGTCTGACCCGCTGGACGTTCCTCGTGGCGTTCGTCGCGCTCGGCATCGGAGGCCTGTTCGGCCTCATCCAGGCGCTCCACCGGACCGGCGCCTTCCGCGGGTTCGTCTCCTCGGCCGACTACTACACCATCCTCACCGGCCACGGTGTCCTGCTGGTGCTGGTGTTCACGACGTTCTTCATCAGCGGCTTCTTCAACTGGGCCATCACCCGCTCGCTCGACCGGGGAAGCGTCGACCCGCGCGTCGAGTACGGCGGCTTCGCCATGCTCCTCGTCGGGACAGTCCTGGCGGCGGTGGCCATCCTCGGCGGCCTGTTCGACAGCGTGCCGCTGTCGGCGGACGTGCTGTTCACGTTCTACCCGCCGCTGCAGGCCCACCCCGCCTTCTACATCGGCGCGGCGCTCATCGTCGTCGGCTCCTGGGTCGTCGGCCTGGGCTGGTTCCGCCGGTTCTGGGCGTGGCGCAAGAACAACGCCGACGAGCGCATCCCGCTCCAGGCGTTCATGGTCCTGACGACGATGGTGATGTGGTACGTCGCCACCATCGGCGTCGCCATCGAGGTGGTCGTCTTCCTCATCCCGTGGTCGCTGGGGCTCATCCAGACGGTCGACCCCATCCTGGCCCGGACGCTGTTCTGGTTCTTCGGCCACCCGGTCGTCTACTTCTGGCTCCTCCCGGCCTACCTGGCGTGGTACACCATCATGCCGAAACTCGCGGGCGGGCGGCTGTTCAGCGACCCGCTCGCGCGCATCGTCTTCGTGCTGTTCGTCCTGCTGTCGACGCCGGTCGGCTTCCACCACCAGTACGTCGACCCCGGCATCCCCGAGGGCTTCAAGTTCGTCGCCATGACGAACACGATGTTCCTCCTGTTGCCGTCGCTGCTGACGGCGTTCACCGTCGTCGCCAGCCTCGAACACGCCGGCCGCCAGCAGGGTGGTTCGGGACGGCTGGGCTGGCTGAAGACGCTTCCCTGGGGCAAGCCCGCGTTCTCCGGGATGGCGCTGGCGGGCCTGATGTTCGCCGCCGGCGGCTTCTCGGGCATGATCAACGCCGGGATGAACATCAACTACCTCGTCCACAACACGCTCTGGGTGCCCGGCCACTTCCACCTCACCGTCGGCACCGCGTTCGCGCTGACGGCGATGGCTGCGAGCTACTGGCTCGTCCCGCAGATAACCGGCAAGCGGCTCCAGCTCCGTGGCGTCGCGGCCATCCAGCCGTACATGTGGTTCCTCGGCATGACGCTGATGTCGAACGCGATGCACCGCGCGGGGCTCATCGGCGTCCCGCGACGCACCGCCGAACCCCAGTACGAGGCGTTCAACTACGCCCAGACGGTCGGCGGATACGGCGAGATGCGCATCCAGATCGCGCTCGGCGGCACCCTGCTGTTCGTCGCCCTGGTGATGTTCCTCGCCGTGATGTTCGCGACCATCCTCGCGGGGAAGGGCGGCAACCTCCGGGTCAACAGCGAGTTCCCCGAACCGCTCTCGGGCGCCGACGATGCCCCGAAGGTGCTCGACAACCTGCGCCTGTGGGCCGTCTTCGCGCTGCTGCTGGTCGCGCTGGCCTACGGCTTCCCGATCTACTCGATGATACAGAGCGGGGCGCTCGACCCGAGCATCCCCGCCGTGCCGGTGTCGCTCGCTGGGTGGTTGCCGATATGA
- a CDS encoding potassium channel family protein gives MRFVIVGAGRVGMRTARVLREEGHDVVIVEPDRTKVERLREEGFAVVEGDGSQEELLLDLDLEEIDGLAALTPDLVVNFTACMIAKDHGCRTVLRADDDYREYVIRKYASDVDEVVYPERLGAVLAKNALLGGNIHAIADIAQEVQLVELTVTEESPMRGYTLSELEMPANSRLLAFGKAGSPVEIPEPDQSLEEGDRLVVIAGFDVLGDVRHLIVGGSDAQQVAAAAAGGE, from the coding sequence ATGCGATTCGTTATCGTCGGTGCTGGGCGCGTCGGGATGCGGACGGCGCGCGTGCTCCGCGAGGAGGGCCACGATGTGGTCATCGTCGAGCCGGACCGGACGAAGGTCGAGCGCCTCCGCGAGGAGGGGTTCGCCGTCGTCGAGGGGGACGGCTCACAGGAGGAACTGCTGCTCGATCTCGATCTCGAGGAGATCGACGGGCTCGCGGCACTGACGCCGGACCTCGTCGTCAACTTCACCGCCTGCATGATCGCGAAGGACCACGGCTGCCGGACGGTTCTGCGGGCCGACGACGACTACCGCGAGTACGTCATCCGGAAGTACGCTAGCGACGTGGACGAGGTCGTCTATCCGGAGCGGCTGGGCGCCGTGCTGGCGAAGAACGCGCTGCTCGGCGGGAACATCCACGCCATCGCGGACATCGCCCAGGAGGTCCAGCTCGTGGAGCTGACGGTGACCGAGGAGTCGCCGATGCGGGGCTACACGCTCTCGGAGCTGGAGATGCCCGCCAACTCCCGGCTGCTCGCGTTCGGCAAGGCCGGCAGCCCGGTCGAGATCCCCGAGCCCGACCAGTCCCTGGAGGAGGGCGACCGGCTCGTCGTCATCGCCGGGTTCGACGTGCTGGGTGACGTCCGGCACCTCATCGTCGGGGGGAGCGACGCACAGCAGGTGGCCGCCGCGGCCGCCGGAGGTGAGTGA
- a CDS encoding Lrp/AsnC family transcriptional regulator translates to MVRAYVMVKAHTGEADRLLREVESIEGVVDAAVVAGDVDLIATLDVPSPAEVKTVAADSIQNIDGVEDTQTYVAME, encoded by the coding sequence ATGGTGCGCGCCTACGTGATGGTGAAGGCCCACACCGGGGAGGCCGACCGACTGCTCCGGGAGGTCGAGTCCATCGAGGGGGTCGTCGACGCGGCCGTCGTCGCGGGCGATGTCGACCTCATCGCGACACTGGATGTCCCCTCGCCGGCGGAGGTCAAGACCGTCGCCGCCGACTCCATCCAGAACATCGACGGCGTCGAGGACACACAGACCTACGTCGCGATGGAGTAG
- a CDS encoding aryl-sulfate sulfotransferase — protein sequence MNRRLLVPAVVLLLSVVLLVGQAATAPAPGAQPATPDTPEGGEGAYPGKTLISVQVYGWFTEDNGQAIIVDRNGTRTWTYDPPHAYVFDAEALDNGNVQVAFGQNPLAENVRCPDEYYNGERPAGKNGCIYNRVVEVNPETNEVVWEHSWYDAFPTHHEVHDADRLPSGETVIIDMGNDRTFTVDQSGKITWEWYAENHLTEGTEFWNEYVAPLPEEEQEEFRRKGPESDWTHMNDVDLLENGNFQMSIRNFDTTIEVERPSGDIVGVVGAPTRHEVMNEQHNPNRLERHDTLLVADSENDRIVEVHASNGSVVWEYDGTGSGEKLAWPRDADRLPNGNTLVTDSRNFRVLEVGPNGSVVWSHSLADRKGIVYEADRLGTGDEPLAEEPDDVPAGGKLQSRSTGGVGDTIATVESWLGFVFPPWVGIMEVLTGLVGLVAGVALVWEGYRDGWFADIA from the coding sequence ATGAACCGCCGCCTGTTGGTCCCCGCGGTCGTTCTCCTCCTCTCGGTGGTCCTGCTCGTCGGGCAGGCCGCCACAGCCCCCGCGCCCGGCGCACAGCCAGCAACGCCCGACACCCCCGAGGGCGGCGAGGGCGCCTACCCCGGCAAGACGCTCATCTCGGTGCAGGTGTACGGCTGGTTCACCGAGGACAACGGACAGGCGATAATCGTCGACCGGAACGGCACGCGAACCTGGACCTACGACCCGCCCCACGCCTACGTGTTCGACGCCGAGGCGCTCGACAACGGGAACGTACAGGTCGCGTTCGGGCAGAACCCGCTCGCCGAGAACGTCCGCTGCCCGGACGAGTACTACAACGGCGAGCGCCCGGCCGGCAAGAACGGCTGCATCTACAACCGTGTCGTCGAGGTGAACCCCGAGACGAACGAGGTCGTCTGGGAGCACTCCTGGTACGACGCCTTCCCGACCCACCACGAGGTTCACGACGCCGACCGGCTCCCGAGCGGGGAGACCGTCATCATCGACATGGGCAACGACCGGACGTTCACCGTCGACCAGTCCGGCAAGATAACGTGGGAGTGGTACGCCGAGAACCACCTCACCGAGGGCACCGAGTTCTGGAACGAGTACGTCGCCCCGCTGCCCGAGGAGGAACAGGAGGAGTTCCGGCGGAAGGGCCCCGAGAGCGACTGGACCCACATGAACGACGTGGACCTGCTGGAGAACGGCAACTTCCAGATGTCCATCCGGAACTTCGACACCACCATCGAGGTCGAGCGTCCCTCCGGAGACATCGTCGGCGTCGTGGGGGCGCCCACGCGCCACGAGGTGATGAACGAGCAGCACAACCCCAACCGGCTGGAGCGCCACGATACCCTGCTCGTCGCGGATTCGGAGAACGACCGCATCGTCGAGGTCCACGCCTCGAACGGCTCCGTCGTCTGGGAGTACGACGGGACGGGGTCGGGTGAGAAGCTGGCCTGGCCGCGGGACGCCGACCGCCTCCCCAACGGGAACACCCTCGTCACCGACTCACGGAACTTCCGGGTGCTGGAGGTCGGTCCCAACGGGAGCGTCGTCTGGTCGCACTCGCTGGCCGACCGCAAGGGCATCGTCTACGAGGCCGACCGCCTCGGGACCGGCGACGAGCCGCTGGCCGAGGAGCCCGACGACGTACCGGCGGGCGGCAAGCTGCAGAGCCGCTCCACGGGTGGCGTCGGGGACACCATCGCCACCGTCGAGTCCTGGCTGGGCTTCGTCTTCCCGCCCTGGGTCGGCATCATGGAGGTCCTGACGGGGCTCGTCGGCCTCGTCGCCGGTGTGGCGCTCGTCTGGGAGGGGTACCGCGACGGCTGGTTCGCGGACATCGCCTGA
- a CDS encoding DUF4097 family beta strand repeat-containing protein, translating into MPSDDRSHDTGHSHDTATTHSPTRRAFLATGAVATTAALAGCAFGTGVLEIERSTNVYSIPADTAIDVSNANGDIVVEQMPEGDDVEVAIVKRTRGNRDRFDRVSVVSGVEDGTLELETDYEDALAPGRVSVDLTVRVPDGYPLVAASTGNGDVTVSGVAGDATLRSANGDVTADDIDGAPELETANGDVEATGTTGLAGARSANGDVAVELFTLFEALTCSSGNGDVDIGVPGYLPADVELSVGNGDIIVEGVDLQNRSGSGNRVTGQLAGGGHELTCESGNGDVRLYDLFE; encoded by the coding sequence ATGCCCTCCGACGACCGCAGCCACGACACCGGTCACAGCCACGACACCGCCACGACCCACTCGCCGACCCGTCGAGCGTTCCTCGCCACCGGGGCAGTCGCCACGACGGCGGCACTCGCTGGCTGTGCCTTCGGCACCGGGGTGCTGGAGATCGAGCGCTCGACGAACGTCTACAGCATCCCGGCCGACACCGCCATCGACGTCTCGAACGCGAACGGTGACATCGTCGTCGAGCAGATGCCGGAGGGCGACGACGTGGAGGTCGCCATCGTGAAGCGCACCCGGGGGAACCGCGACCGTTTCGACCGCGTCTCGGTCGTCTCGGGGGTCGAGGACGGCACGCTCGAACTCGAGACGGACTACGAGGATGCCCTGGCCCCAGGGCGCGTCTCGGTGGACCTGACCGTCCGGGTGCCCGACGGGTACCCGCTCGTCGCGGCCAGTACCGGCAACGGCGACGTGACCGTCTCGGGCGTGGCGGGCGACGCGACGCTCCGGTCGGCCAACGGTGATGTCACCGCCGATGACATCGACGGCGCCCCGGAACTGGAGACGGCTAACGGCGATGTCGAGGCGACCGGGACGACCGGCCTGGCGGGCGCGCGGAGCGCCAACGGTGACGTGGCGGTCGAGCTGTTCACCCTCTTCGAGGCGCTGACCTGTTCCTCGGGCAACGGCGACGTCGATATCGGCGTCCCGGGCTACCTCCCGGCCGATGTGGAGCTCTCGGTCGGGAACGGCGACATCATCGTCGAGGGGGTCGACCTGCAGAACCGCTCGGGGAGCGGGAACCGCGTCACTGGCCAACTCGCCGGGGGCGGGCACGAACTGACCTGCGAGTCGGGCAACGGCGACGTACGGCTGTACGACCTCTTCGAGTGA
- a CDS encoding acyltransferase — protein MTKRHVRLPVEAEEGLQAFLEDVDRRLGDPEEDTCAVVTETLVDLFGDRDAYDRWQAGEEVSPAERVRLQGYDPCNATLESEYYAEKDEDRFQASKYLQWLWRQFDATPMADNVEFALRFRRMLANHLFEDCGENCRFFKGISMTYGHNIEVGDNVVIHDDVHLDDRGQLTIGDRVSISDGVHVYSHDHDIVDQTHVDNYHTIVEDDVRLTYDAVVQAGCRVGENAVVGSRAVVQDDIPAHHIAVGTPAKSVKVKPGWESVAEPVDADHERGKEGRCIDYDLPDDLEQFDEFQRDLQPPDRPDATADADDD, from the coding sequence ATGACCAAACGTCACGTCCGCCTGCCGGTCGAGGCCGAGGAGGGCCTTCAGGCGTTCCTGGAGGACGTGGACCGGCGGCTCGGCGACCCCGAGGAGGACACCTGCGCGGTCGTCACGGAGACGCTCGTCGACCTGTTCGGCGACCGCGACGCCTACGACCGCTGGCAGGCCGGCGAGGAGGTCTCGCCCGCCGAACGCGTCCGGTTGCAGGGCTACGACCCCTGTAACGCCACGCTCGAGTCGGAGTACTACGCCGAGAAGGACGAGGACCGGTTCCAGGCGTCGAAGTACCTGCAGTGGCTCTGGAGACAGTTCGACGCCACGCCGATGGCCGACAACGTGGAGTTCGCGCTCCGCTTCCGTCGGATGCTCGCGAATCACCTCTTCGAGGACTGCGGGGAGAACTGCCGCTTCTTCAAGGGCATCTCGATGACCTACGGCCACAACATCGAGGTCGGCGACAACGTCGTCATCCACGACGACGTCCACCTCGACGACCGCGGGCAGCTCACCATCGGCGACCGCGTCTCCATCAGCGACGGCGTCCACGTCTACAGCCACGACCACGACATCGTCGACCAGACCCACGTGGACAACTACCACACCATCGTCGAGGACGACGTCCGCCTCACCTACGACGCCGTCGTCCAGGCCGGCTGCAGGGTCGGCGAGAACGCCGTCGTCGGCTCGCGCGCGGTCGTGCAGGACGATATCCCGGCCCACCACATCGCCGTCGGGACGCCCGCCAAGAGCGTGAAGGTGAAACCCGGCTGGGAGTCCGTCGCCGAACCGGTCGATGCGGACCACGAGCGCGGGAAGGAGGGCCGCTGCATCGACTACGACCTGCCCGACGACCTGGAGCAGTTCGACGAGTTCCAGCGGGACCTGCAGCCGCCGGACCGCCCCGACGCGACCGCCGACGCGGACGACGACTGA
- a CDS encoding aldo/keto reductase, protein MNHRELGGSGVEVSEVSFGAWVVGTDWWGDRTEEQAVEMVQHALDRGITYFDTSDVYGHGDSERLLGRALAEHRDEVVLGTKVGYDFYNNPQAGHGELPKELDVEYLDEAFEKSLDRLGTDHVELLQLHNANADEVDEEVLEWLDQQREQGRVDAIGWALGPSIGWLAEGDAAVAHEFDVVQTVFNMFEQTPGRHFIETIRAENADTSVMARVPHSSGLLNEQVTPETELDEGDHRGHRPTAWYEAGWEKVENVRFLERDGARTLGQAAIQWLLSFDEMATVTPTFRTSDDIDEWAAAPDTPALDDEELQRVEELYAENFGATQDDGMDASDLRTSVGGEDLRDAGVLSSAAGD, encoded by the coding sequence ATGAACCATCGAGAACTCGGCGGCTCCGGCGTCGAGGTCAGCGAGGTCAGCTTCGGCGCGTGGGTCGTCGGTACGGACTGGTGGGGCGACCGCACCGAGGAGCAGGCCGTCGAGATGGTCCAGCACGCGCTGGACCGGGGTATCACCTACTTCGACACGAGCGACGTGTACGGTCACGGCGACTCCGAGCGGCTGCTGGGGCGCGCGCTCGCCGAGCACCGCGACGAGGTCGTCCTCGGCACGAAGGTCGGCTACGACTTCTACAACAACCCGCAGGCCGGCCACGGCGAACTGCCGAAGGAGCTGGACGTGGAGTACCTCGACGAGGCGTTCGAGAAGAGCCTCGACCGGCTCGGCACGGACCACGTCGAACTGCTCCAGCTCCACAACGCCAACGCCGACGAGGTCGACGAGGAGGTGCTGGAGTGGCTCGACCAGCAGCGCGAGCAGGGCCGCGTCGACGCGATTGGGTGGGCGCTCGGCCCCTCCATCGGCTGGCTCGCCGAGGGGGACGCCGCCGTCGCCCACGAGTTCGACGTCGTCCAGACCGTCTTCAACATGTTCGAGCAGACGCCCGGCCGGCACTTCATCGAGACCATCCGCGCCGAGAACGCCGACACGAGCGTGATGGCCCGGGTGCCGCACTCCTCCGGGCTCCTGAACGAGCAGGTGACACCCGAGACGGAACTCGACGAGGGAGACCACCGCGGCCACCGCCCGACCGCGTGGTACGAGGCCGGCTGGGAGAAGGTCGAGAACGTCCGCTTCCTCGAGCGCGATGGGGCACGGACGCTCGGGCAGGCTGCCATCCAGTGGCTCCTCTCGTTCGACGAGATGGCCACCGTCACGCCGACGTTCCGCACGAGCGACGACATCGACGAGTGGGCCGCCGCACCCGACACGCCCGCACTCGACGACGAGGAGCTCCAGCGCGTCGAGGAACTCTACGCCGAGAACTTCGGCGCCACGCAGGACGACGGCATGGACGCCTCCGACCTGCGGACCTCCGTCGGCGGCGAGGACCTCCGCGACGCGGGTGTGCTGTCGAGCGCGGCCGGGGACTGA
- a CDS encoding MFS transporter: protein MTTTDTADASDTTHADGEVSSLWRNRDFRRFFAGQFVTNAGDSLYTVAVLWLVFELSGSTVLTGVTNALLLLPWLLQILAGPLVDRLPLRPVLVGSQVLQGVVVLLIPLAAVTGHLSVGVILAVVPLLTLATLLMAPMQATLVPRIVDDGRLSQANSALATVTLGLDMVFDALGGAFIAVFGATTLFLFDSATFAVASLLFAGIAVTATGEPDPGTEQPRDSVLGSYVADLRDGIEVLRGTVFVELVLMTAVANLATGVTLAILPAFGDALGGPAAYGLMLGALGIGRLVGSLIAPSLEGVPYGWLLLVGHSLAAGCWLAAVYAPSAALTVTLFGLAWVPAGASGVLTATLNQTVFPTDLLGRVSSIKGTASGATLPLGSLVGGLVAAVLGTTTTMGLAAFGFGFTGLYVLLRPRVRHLPAVADADPDAFDVVPPSGDEG from the coding sequence ATGACCACCACCGACACAGCCGACGCCAGCGACACCACCCACGCCGACGGGGAGGTGTCGTCCCTGTGGCGGAACCGCGACTTCCGGCGGTTCTTCGCGGGGCAGTTCGTGACCAACGCCGGGGACAGTCTCTACACCGTCGCCGTCCTGTGGCTGGTCTTCGAGCTCAGCGGCTCGACGGTCCTGACGGGGGTCACGAACGCGCTGCTGTTGCTGCCGTGGCTCCTGCAAATCCTCGCGGGGCCGCTCGTGGACCGACTCCCGCTGCGACCCGTGCTGGTCGGGTCGCAGGTCCTGCAGGGGGTCGTCGTCCTCCTGATACCGCTCGCGGCGGTGACGGGGCATTTGAGCGTCGGCGTCATCCTCGCGGTGGTGCCGCTGCTGACGCTGGCGACGCTGCTGATGGCGCCGATGCAGGCGACGCTCGTCCCCCGCATCGTCGACGACGGCCGGCTGTCGCAGGCCAACTCCGCGCTCGCGACCGTGACGCTCGGACTGGACATGGTGTTCGACGCGCTCGGCGGCGCCTTCATCGCCGTCTTCGGCGCGACGACGCTGTTCCTGTTCGACTCGGCGACGTTCGCCGTCGCGAGCCTGCTGTTCGCCGGTATCGCCGTCACCGCGACCGGCGAGCCGGACCCCGGGACCGAGCAGCCGCGCGACTCCGTGCTCGGGTCGTACGTGGCCGACCTGCGAGACGGCATCGAGGTGCTCCGGGGGACCGTCTTCGTCGAGCTGGTCCTGATGACCGCGGTCGCCAACCTGGCGACCGGCGTGACGCTGGCCATCCTGCCGGCGTTCGGCGACGCGCTCGGCGGCCCCGCCGCCTACGGCCTCATGCTCGGCGCGCTCGGCATCGGTCGGCTCGTCGGCTCCCTCATCGCGCCGTCCCTGGAGGGTGTCCCGTACGGCTGGCTGCTGCTGGTCGGCCACTCGCTGGCCGCCGGCTGCTGGCTCGCTGCCGTGTACGCACCGTCGGCCGCGCTCACCGTCACCCTGTTCGGGCTCGCGTGGGTGCCCGCCGGCGCCAGCGGCGTGCTCACGGCGACGCTGAACCAGACCGTCTTCCCGACCGACCTGCTCGGCCGCGTCTCGTCCATCAAGGGCACCGCGTCGGGCGCCACACTCCCGCTCGGCTCGCTGGTCGGCGGCCTCGTCGCCGCGGTGCTGGGAACGACCACGACGATGGGGCTGGCCGCCTTCGGCTTCGGGTTCACCGGGCTCTACGTCCTGTTGCGGCCACGGGTCCGGCACCTCCCCGCGGTCGCGGACGCCGACCCGGACGCGTTCGACGTGGTGCCGCCATCAGGCGACGAGGGGTAG
- the mfnA gene encoding tyrosine decarboxylase MfnA — protein sequence MQRVEQDPQDFGQVLSSMCTEPHPAARDAAERFLATNPGDPGTYETVAKLERRAVDLLGEIVGLPDVAGYVASGGTEANIQAVRIARNRFETDTRNPNVVAPQHAHFSFWKAADVLGVELRTAPLSNYTANLEAIKQQVDEDTIAVVGVAGSTEYGRVDDIPALADIAADVGALCHVDAAWGGFVLPFTSHDWNFASADVDTMTIDPHKMGQAAVPAGGLLARGPEFLDELAIDTPYLESTSQVTLTGTRSGAGVASAVAAMETLWPDGYREQYYESQANAEWLAKKLRTRGCEVVPPVLPIVAADMPDRLIDTLRDRGWRLSRTGTDEARVVMMPHVDRSMLREFVSDIDDIFAEFDIGR from the coding sequence ATGCAGCGGGTCGAACAGGATCCACAGGACTTCGGGCAAGTTCTCTCGTCGATGTGCACGGAGCCGCACCCGGCTGCGCGGGACGCGGCCGAGCGGTTCCTCGCGACCAACCCGGGAGACCCGGGGACGTACGAGACCGTCGCCAAGCTGGAACGCCGTGCGGTGGACCTGCTCGGGGAGATCGTCGGCCTGCCGGACGTCGCGGGCTACGTCGCCTCGGGCGGCACCGAGGCTAACATCCAGGCGGTCCGCATCGCGCGCAACCGCTTCGAGACCGACACCCGGAACCCGAACGTCGTCGCGCCCCAGCACGCACACTTCTCCTTCTGGAAGGCCGCCGACGTACTCGGCGTCGAGTTGCGGACGGCGCCGCTGTCGAACTACACGGCCAACCTCGAGGCCATCAAGCAACAGGTCGACGAGGACACCATCGCCGTCGTCGGCGTCGCCGGCTCCACCGAGTACGGTCGCGTCGACGACATCCCGGCGCTGGCCGACATCGCGGCCGACGTCGGCGCACTCTGTCACGTCGACGCCGCGTGGGGTGGGTTCGTCCTGCCGTTCACCAGCCACGACTGGAACTTCGCCTCCGCCGACGTCGACACGATGACCATCGACCCGCACAAGATGGGGCAGGCGGCCGTCCCCGCGGGCGGCCTGCTCGCGCGCGGTCCCGAGTTCCTCGACGAACTCGCCATCGATACGCCCTACCTCGAATCGACCTCGCAGGTGACGCTCACCGGAACCCGCTCCGGTGCGGGCGTCGCCTCTGCAGTGGCGGCGATGGAGACACTGTGGCCCGACGGCTACCGCGAGCAGTACTACGAGTCCCAGGCCAACGCCGAGTGGCTCGCCAAGAAACTCCGCACCCGGGGCTGCGAGGTGGTGCCGCCCGTCCTCCCCATCGTCGCGGCGGACATGCCCGACCGCCTCATCGACACCCTGCGCGACCGCGGCTGGCGGCTCTCGCGCACGGGAACCGACGAGGCCCGCGTCGTGATGATGCCCCACGTCGACCGCTCGATGCTCCGGGAGTTCGTCTCCGACATCGACGACATCTTCGCCGAGTTCGATATCGGGCGGTGA
- a CDS encoding DUF7537 family lipoprotein, which translates to MQRSPLATVALAVLLVTAGCSGVFGGDGATSPAEPTPADGDTANTVPGVENGQVTNATALLAAHERGLVAAGFENRLQLNATISYRGEPVKSVREKRVITEPGASAYRFRVVNQQGGSGVRFDHWGNESIWVSRGTLGDRTTYQVRDRSAGTGGLTISGIMTNYINGSAATVTNVSERDGLTLATFETTTPPTDPDALPDNATNVRDYRLRFVADSQGRIHALVARGTYDIQGESSTFSVGYRTVGLGDRSVSQPDWASQALQNGSG; encoded by the coding sequence ATGCAACGGTCCCCGCTCGCGACAGTGGCGCTCGCCGTCCTGCTGGTGACGGCCGGCTGTAGCGGCGTGTTCGGCGGTGACGGCGCGACCTCTCCCGCCGAGCCGACGCCGGCCGACGGCGACACGGCGAACACGGTGCCCGGCGTCGAGAACGGCCAGGTGACGAACGCGACGGCGTTGCTGGCGGCTCACGAGCGGGGCCTGGTGGCTGCGGGCTTCGAGAACCGGCTCCAGCTGAACGCGACCATCTCGTACCGAGGGGAACCGGTGAAATCGGTCCGGGAGAAACGGGTCATCACCGAACCCGGGGCGAGCGCGTACCGCTTCCGGGTGGTCAATCAGCAAGGTGGTAGCGGTGTCCGGTTCGACCACTGGGGCAACGAGTCCATCTGGGTCTCCCGGGGGACGCTCGGGGACCGGACGACCTACCAGGTTCGTGACCGGTCGGCCGGGACGGGCGGGCTCACCATCAGCGGCATCATGACGAACTACATCAACGGTTCGGCGGCGACCGTCACGAACGTCAGCGAGCGCGACGGGCTGACGCTGGCCACCTTCGAGACGACCACACCGCCGACGGACCCCGACGCCCTCCCAGACAACGCGACGAACGTCCGCGACTACCGGCTCCGGTTCGTGGCCGACTCGCAGGGCCGGATTCACGCACTGGTCGCCCGGGGGACGTACGATATCCAGGGTGAATCCAGCACGTTCTCCGTCGGCTACCGGACCGTCGGGCTCGGTGACCGGTCCGTGTCCCAGCCCGACTGGGCAAGTCAGGCCCTGCAGAACGGGAGTGGCTGA